One segment of Clostridium ljungdahlii DSM 13528 DNA contains the following:
- a CDS encoding APC family permease, which translates to MGSKLEKLLIGKSLKTEELKSEKLNVFWGLPILSSDAISSVAYAGEEILWVLIPVIGIMSYKYMFYATLCIVLLMFLVTMSYRQTIDAYPGGGGSYIVAKDNLGTTPGLVAGASLTIGYILTVAVSACAGTAAVTSAIPSLFPYKVQITLLLILFMTIGNLRGLRESSKMFGVPTYLFIISILVMIAWGICKVKIFGYTPVAAYKVPQVTGDITLFLFLRAFSSGCTALTGIEAVSNGIPNFKEPCQKNAKKVLGLLSFTVFIVFLGLSYLATLYHSVPNSNVTVVAQIAAQVFGNNVMFYIIQATTAIILIMASNTAFAGLPMLLAYIAKDGFAPRQFAKRGKRLGYSNGIITLGIISCLLVVLFNGETHYLMPLYAVGVFISFTLSQFGMLVRWVKIRKQGWVHRAFINGVGASVTLFTAVLLGITKFTSGAWIVFILIPTIVYFMAIIKKHYTKVAEQLRLSIDEKPKEINFAEQKRYVIVPIDTLNKSFLKALNYARTISKNIIVFHVSVDDEATNKLLKKWHEYDVDIPIIVKKSPYRSIVGPLVKFIESEEYSAGSKDTVTVVLPQFVVTKWWGNILHNQTALFIKTMLLRRRNIAIVTVPYIIFED; encoded by the coding sequence ATGGGATCTAAATTAGAAAAACTTTTAATAGGAAAAAGTTTAAAAACTGAAGAATTAAAAAGTGAAAAATTAAATGTATTTTGGGGACTACCTATATTATCTAGTGATGCTATTTCTTCAGTGGCTTATGCAGGAGAGGAAATACTTTGGGTATTAATACCTGTAATTGGAATAATGTCATATAAATATATGTTTTATGCTACATTGTGTATTGTACTTTTAATGTTTTTAGTTACTATGTCTTATAGACAAACTATAGATGCTTATCCAGGCGGTGGTGGATCATACATTGTAGCCAAAGATAACCTAGGTACAACACCAGGACTTGTAGCAGGCGCATCACTTACTATAGGATATATACTTACCGTTGCAGTCAGTGCTTGTGCAGGAACAGCAGCAGTAACATCTGCAATTCCATCACTTTTTCCATATAAAGTTCAAATAACTTTATTGCTAATACTATTTATGACTATAGGAAATCTTAGAGGACTTAGAGAATCTTCTAAAATGTTTGGTGTACCTACATATTTGTTTATTATATCTATACTAGTTATGATTGCATGGGGAATATGTAAGGTTAAAATTTTTGGATATACTCCAGTAGCTGCTTATAAAGTACCTCAGGTTACAGGAGATATAACTCTCTTTTTATTTTTAAGGGCTTTTTCTTCAGGATGTACAGCCTTAACGGGTATTGAAGCAGTAAGTAATGGAATACCTAACTTCAAAGAGCCGTGTCAAAAAAATGCTAAGAAAGTATTAGGACTTCTTTCTTTTACTGTATTTATAGTATTTTTAGGTTTATCTTACCTGGCAACATTATATCATTCAGTTCCTAATTCTAATGTAACCGTAGTAGCTCAGATAGCAGCTCAGGTATTTGGGAACAATGTTATGTTTTATATAATTCAGGCAACTACTGCAATTATACTTATTATGGCAAGTAATACAGCCTTCGCAGGACTTCCAATGCTTTTAGCATATATAGCTAAGGATGGTTTTGCACCAAGACAGTTTGCCAAAAGGGGAAAAAGACTTGGATATTCTAATGGAATTATAACTTTAGGAATTATATCTTGTTTATTAGTTGTATTATTTAATGGCGAAACTCACTATTTAATGCCTCTTTATGCTGTGGGAGTTTTTATATCTTTTACATTATCACAGTTTGGGATGCTTGTAAGATGGGTTAAAATAAGGAAACAAGGGTGGGTTCACAGAGCTTTTATAAATGGTGTAGGTGCTTCTGTAACTTTATTTACAGCTGTTTTACTTGGAATAACAAAATTTACAAGTGGAGCTTGGATAGTTTTTATACTTATACCAACTATAGTATATTTCATGGCGATTATAAAAAAACATTATACTAAAGTAGCAGAACAGTTAAGACTATCTATTGATGAAAAACCTAAAGAAATAAATTTTGCAGAACAAAAGAGATACGTAATAGTTCCTATTGACACTTTGAATAAATCTTTTTTGAAAGCTTTAAATTATGCAAGAACAATTTCTAAAAATATAATAGTTTTTCATGTTTCTGTAGATGATGAGGCTACAAATAAGCTTTTGAAAAAATGGCACGAATATGATGTGGACATACCAATAATAGTAAAAAAATCACCTTACAGAAGTATTGTGGGTCCTCTTGTTAAATTTATAGAATCCGAAGAGTACTCAGCAGGATCTAAGGATACAGTTACTGTAGTTCTTCCCCAATTTGTAGTTACAAAATGGTGGGGAAATATACTTCATAATCAAACGGCTTTATTTATTAAAACCATGCTTTTGAGAAGAAGAAATATAGCTATAGTTACAGTACCATATATAATATTTGAAGATTAA
- a CDS encoding NADH-ubiquinone oxidoreductase-F iron-sulfur binding region domain-containing protein — translation MSDKKTVNICCGTGCLAKGSMEVYEEMKAQIAKLGANAEVNVKLKATGCDGLCEKGPVLKIYPDDIAYFKVKVEDVEDVVKKTLMNGEIIEKLLYFETATKQRLRNHKESEFCKRQYKIALRNVGEIDPISLEDYVERGGYKALKKAISSMKPEDVLEEITKSGLRGRGGAGFPTGRKWKTAADIDTSPIYVVCNGDEGDPGAFMDRSIMEGDPNSVIEGMTLCAYAVGGTNGFAYIRDEYGLAVENMQKAINKAKDENLLGNNILGTDFSFDIQIVRGGGAFVCGESTALMSSIEGMVGEPRAKYIHTTEKGLWGQPTVLNNVETWANVPIIIEKGGDWYHAIGTMEKSKGTKVFSLVGKVKNTGLVEVPMGTTLREIIYDIGGGVLNDRKFKAVQIGGPSGGCLPAEYLDLPVDYDTLVKADSMMGSGGMIVMDDRTCMVDVTRYYLSFLAEESCGKCVPCREGVKRMLEILTDICNGDGKEGDIEELLEICSMTSKASLCSLGKSAPNPVIASIRYFRDEFEEHIKNKRCRAGVCKKLTTFGIDEDKCKGCDMCKKNCPADCITGEIKKPHTIDADKCLRCGNCMNICKFDAVKVL, via the coding sequence ATGAGTGATAAAAAAACTGTCAATATATGTTGTGGGACAGGTTGTTTAGCTAAAGGCAGTATGGAAGTATATGAAGAAATGAAGGCACAAATAGCTAAATTAGGGGCAAATGCAGAAGTAAATGTTAAATTAAAAGCAACAGGTTGCGATGGATTGTGTGAGAAAGGTCCTGTACTGAAAATATATCCAGATGACATTGCATATTTTAAAGTTAAAGTAGAAGATGTAGAAGACGTAGTAAAAAAGACATTGATGAATGGGGAAATAATTGAAAAATTATTATATTTTGAGACTGCTACAAAACAGAGATTAAGAAATCATAAAGAAAGTGAATTTTGTAAAAGACAATACAAAATTGCTCTCAGAAATGTTGGTGAAATAGATCCAATAAGTTTGGAAGATTATGTTGAAAGAGGCGGATACAAAGCTCTTAAAAAAGCAATAAGCAGCATGAAACCTGAAGATGTGCTTGAAGAAATAACAAAATCAGGTCTTAGAGGAAGAGGTGGAGCAGGATTCCCAACAGGACGTAAATGGAAAACTGCTGCAGATATTGATACATCACCTATATATGTAGTATGTAATGGTGATGAAGGAGATCCTGGAGCATTTATGGATAGAAGTATAATGGAGGGAGATCCTAACAGTGTTATAGAAGGTATGACATTATGTGCTTATGCAGTAGGAGGTACAAATGGATTTGCTTATATAAGAGATGAATATGGACTTGCTGTAGAAAATATGCAGAAAGCTATTAATAAAGCAAAAGATGAAAATTTATTAGGTAATAATATATTAGGAACTGATTTTTCCTTCGATATACAGATAGTAAGAGGTGGAGGAGCTTTTGTATGTGGTGAATCTACTGCACTTATGTCGTCTATAGAAGGTATGGTAGGTGAACCTAGAGCTAAATATATACACACTACAGAAAAAGGATTGTGGGGACAACCTACAGTTTTAAATAATGTAGAAACTTGGGCCAATGTACCTATAATAATTGAAAAAGGCGGAGATTGGTATCATGCTATAGGAACTATGGAGAAGAGTAAGGGAACAAAGGTATTCTCATTAGTTGGAAAAGTTAAGAATACTGGACTTGTAGAAGTACCTATGGGAACTACTCTTAGAGAAATAATATATGATATTGGCGGTGGAGTATTAAATGATAGAAAGTTTAAGGCAGTTCAAATAGGTGGACCTTCAGGTGGATGTTTACCAGCTGAATATTTAGATTTGCCAGTAGATTATGATACTTTGGTTAAAGCAGATTCCATGATGGGTTCAGGCGGAATGATCGTAATGGATGATAGAACCTGTATGGTAGATGTAACTAGATATTACTTGAGCTTCTTGGCTGAAGAATCTTGTGGAAAGTGTGTACCTTGTAGAGAAGGCGTAAAGAGGATGCTTGAAATACTCACTGACATATGCAATGGTGATGGAAAAGAAGGAGACATAGAAGAGCTTCTTGAAATATGTTCCATGACAAGCAAGGCATCTCTGTGCAGTCTTGGTAAGAGTGCTCCAAATCCAGTAATTGCTTCTATAAGATATTTTAGAGATGAGTTTGAAGAGCATATAAAGAATAAGAGATGTAGAGCAGGAGTTTGTAAGAAACTTACTACATTTGGTATAGACGAGGATAAATGTAAGGGATGCGATATGTGTAAAAAGAATTGTCCAGCTGATTGTATAACAGGGGAAATTAAGAAACCACATACAATAGATGCTGATAAGTGCTTGAGATGCGGTAACTGCATGAACATCTGTAAGTTTGATGCTGTTAAGGTTCTATAG
- a CDS encoding 4Fe-4S dicluster domain-containing protein: MKNCLVVADPNKCIGCRTCEAACGIAHSGGDFFNTNVSKINFNPRLNVIKTAKVSAPVQCRQCEDAPCGKACPVNAISNENGYVSVNKDVCVGCKICMLACPFGAIELASQYRDGEVVDQKGLKMSEEGNPTVNGKGRVVANKCDLCQDRDGGPACIEVCPTKSLKLVTYDDNNNIVEKKDDDEREVS, encoded by the coding sequence ATGAAGAATTGCCTCGTAGTAGCAGATCCTAATAAATGCATAGGATGTAGGACTTGTGAAGCAGCTTGTGGTATTGCACATTCAGGAGGGGACTTTTTTAACACAAATGTATCCAAGATTAATTTTAATCCTCGCTTAAATGTGATAAAAACTGCTAAAGTAAGTGCTCCTGTTCAATGCAGACAATGCGAAGATGCACCTTGTGGTAAAGCTTGTCCAGTTAACGCTATTTCAAATGAAAATGGTTATGTTAGTGTAAATAAAGATGTATGTGTTGGATGTAAAATCTGCATGTTAGCTTGTCCTTTTGGAGCTATTGAATTAGCTTCTCAATATAGGGATGGAGAAGTTGTAGACCAAAAGGGACTTAAGATGAGTGAGGAAGGTAATCCTACTGTGAATGGAAAAGGAAGAGTGGTAGCAAATAAGTGTGATCTCTGCCAGGATAGGGATGGAGGGCCTGCTTGTATAGAAGTTTGTCCTACAAAATCTCTCAAACTAGTTACTTATGATGACAATAATAATATAGTTGAAAAAAAAGATGACGACGAACGTGAAGTAAGCTAA
- a CDS encoding [FeFe] hydrogenase, group A, translating into MPTSTSMINIDEELCTGCRRCADVCPVDAIEGEQGKPQKINTEKCVMCGQCIQVCKGYQSVYDDVPTPVSKRLFDRGLLKEVDEPLFAAYNKGQAKSVKEILQNKDVFKIVQCAPAVRVAIGEDFGMPLGTLSEGKMAAALRKLGFDKVYDTNFGADLTIMEEGSELLKRVAEGGVLPMFTSCCPAWVKYAEQTYPELLPHLSSCKSPNQMAGAIFKTYGAEINKVNPAKIYNVSVMPCTCKEFESEREEMHDSGHRDVDAVITTRELAQLFKDADIDFNTIEEEQFDTPLGMYTGAGTIFGATGGVMEAALRTGYELYTKKTIPSIDLTMVRGGEGFRTAEVDLGDIRLKVGVVSGLKNVKDVMESVKAGKCDLHFIEVMTCPQGCISGGGQPKVILDSDKEEAYNNRKKGLYNHDANLTYRKSHENPEIKKIYDEFLDKPLGAKSHELLHTKYISRKKES; encoded by the coding sequence ATGCCAACTAGTACTTCTATGATAAATATAGATGAAGAATTATGTACAGGCTGCAGACGATGTGCGGATGTCTGCCCTGTAGATGCTATAGAAGGTGAACAGGGTAAACCTCAGAAGATAAATACTGAAAAGTGTGTTATGTGCGGACAATGCATTCAAGTTTGTAAAGGCTATCAATCTGTATACGACGATGTTCCTACTCCAGTTAGCAAAAGGTTATTTGATAGAGGATTGTTAAAGGAAGTAGATGAACCATTATTTGCAGCATATAATAAAGGTCAGGCAAAGAGTGTTAAAGAAATTTTACAAAACAAAGATGTATTTAAAATTGTGCAATGTGCACCTGCTGTAAGAGTTGCTATAGGAGAGGATTTTGGAATGCCTCTTGGAACTTTAAGTGAAGGAAAAATGGCAGCTGCACTCAGAAAATTAGGATTTGACAAAGTATATGATACAAACTTTGGTGCAGATCTTACTATAATGGAAGAAGGTAGTGAGTTACTAAAAAGAGTAGCTGAAGGCGGAGTTTTGCCAATGTTTACTTCTTGTTGTCCAGCATGGGTAAAATATGCAGAACAAACATATCCAGAACTTTTACCTCATCTTTCAAGTTGTAAGTCTCCAAATCAGATGGCTGGAGCTATATTTAAAACTTATGGAGCAGAGATAAATAAGGTTAATCCGGCTAAAATTTATAATGTATCTGTTATGCCATGTACATGCAAGGAATTTGAAAGTGAAAGAGAAGAAATGCATGACAGTGGACACAGGGATGTAGATGCAGTTATAACTACAAGGGAATTAGCACAACTGTTCAAAGATGCTGATATAGATTTTAATACTATTGAAGAAGAACAGTTTGATACTCCTCTTGGTATGTATACCGGTGCAGGAACTATATTTGGTGCTACAGGTGGAGTTATGGAAGCAGCACTTAGAACTGGATATGAACTTTATACTAAAAAAACTATTCCAAGTATAGATCTTACTATGGTAAGAGGTGGAGAAGGTTTTAGAACTGCTGAAGTAGATTTAGGGGATATTAGACTAAAAGTAGGAGTAGTTTCCGGCTTAAAAAATGTAAAAGACGTTATGGAATCAGTAAAGGCAGGCAAATGTGATTTGCACTTTATAGAGGTTATGACCTGTCCTCAAGGATGTATAAGTGGTGGAGGACAACCTAAAGTTATACTTGATTCAGATAAAGAGGAAGCTTATAATAATAGGAAAAAGGGACTATATAATCATGACGCTAATCTTACTTATAGAAAATCACATGAAAATCCAGAAATAAAGAAAATATATGATGAGTTCTTAGACAAACCATTAGGAGCTAAGTCTCATGAATTATTGCACACTAAATATATCTCAAGAAAAAAGGAGAGTTAA
- a CDS encoding 2Fe-2S iron-sulfur cluster-binding protein — MKITIDGKACEAEKGEFILQIARRNNIYIPTLCHSDALPGLASCRLCIVKVVDRGRAKIVTSCIFPVSKEVEVITNDDEIKRMRKNIVMLLKVRCPENKEVNELAKAFGVEEKRVKRFKLDPEQNCVLCGLCAKACKELGTGAISTVNRGMYKEVATPYHESSPECIGCASCANVCPTNAIKVVDKDGEREIWGKKFKMVKCDLCGEYFATEEHVKYAYNRLGKEQPEKLMCSSCKKKITAKDVKNIFENV, encoded by the coding sequence ATGAAAATTACAATAGATGGAAAAGCTTGTGAAGCTGAAAAAGGAGAATTCATATTACAAATAGCAAGAAGAAATAACATATATATACCTACATTATGTCACAGCGATGCATTGCCTGGGCTTGCTAGCTGTAGACTATGTATAGTTAAAGTAGTAGATAGGGGACGTGCAAAGATAGTAACTTCCTGTATATTCCCTGTAAGTAAGGAAGTAGAAGTTATAACTAATGACGATGAAATAAAGAGAATGAGAAAAAACATAGTTATGCTTTTAAAAGTAAGATGCCCTGAAAATAAAGAGGTAAATGAATTAGCTAAAGCCTTTGGAGTAGAGGAAAAGAGAGTAAAGAGGTTCAAATTGGATCCAGAACAAAATTGTGTTTTGTGCGGACTTTGTGCAAAAGCTTGCAAGGAATTAGGTACTGGAGCAATTTCAACAGTTAATAGGGGTATGTATAAAGAAGTAGCAACTCCATATCACGAATCTTCACCGGAATGTATAGGATGTGCTTCCTGTGCAAATGTTTGTCCAACTAATGCAATAAAAGTTGTGGATAAAGATGGAGAAAGAGAAATATGGGGCAAAAAATTCAAGATGGTTAAGTGTGATTTGTGCGGAGAATATTTTGCTACAGAAGAACATGTAAAATATGCTTACAATAGGCTTGGAAAAGAGCAGCCAGAAAAACTTATGTGCAGCAGCTGCAAGAAGAAAATTACAGCCAAAGATGTCAAAAATATTTTTGAGAACGTGTGA
- a CDS encoding ACT domain-containing protein, whose protein sequence is MNNRFLIIDTKILPDVFDKVVKVKELLRTGCVKDISEGVKKVGISRSSYYKYKDSVFTLSEGITSHKVTIGLILAHKTGSLSNILDKIAQRRGNILTLNQDIPINNAAAVSITFDASKLEVEINELVEEIGKLDSVISVSLVAVE, encoded by the coding sequence ATGAATAATAGATTTCTTATAATTGATACTAAAATACTTCCTGATGTGTTTGACAAAGTTGTAAAGGTAAAAGAACTTTTGAGAACTGGTTGTGTAAAAGACATATCAGAAGGTGTAAAGAAAGTAGGCATAAGTAGAAGCAGTTATTATAAGTACAAAGATTCAGTGTTTACATTATCTGAAGGTATAACAAGTCACAAGGTAACTATTGGACTTATATTAGCTCATAAGACTGGGTCACTATCAAATATACTTGATAAAATAGCGCAAAGAAGGGGCAACATATTGACTTTAAATCAGGATATACCCATAAATAATGCGGCTGCTGTATCTATAACTTTTGATGCTTCTAAATTGGAAGTAGAAATTAATGAACTTGTTGAAGAGATAGGTAAGTTAGACAGCGTTATAAGTGTAAGTTTGGTAGCAGTGGAATAG
- a CDS encoding 4Fe-4S dicluster domain-containing protein, with amino-acid sequence MKPEFNSFVIADPDKCIGCRSCEIACAAKHREDTQGKTIGTMNNKVTPRLFFVKNKGNVMPVQCRHCEDAPCLNACPVNAIVEKDGSIIINESACIGCQTCTIVCPVGAVSLLPRTQGKVVTGGIQVKVRAAAYKCDLCKEEGGEPACVKECPKEALRLVDPREDKKDRSVKAAMELLNINANL; translated from the coding sequence ATGAAACCAGAGTTTAATTCTTTTGTAATAGCCGATCCTGACAAGTGCATAGGCTGTAGATCTTGTGAGATTGCCTGTGCTGCAAAACATAGAGAAGATACTCAAGGAAAAACCATTGGAACTATGAATAATAAAGTTACTCCAAGGTTATTCTTTGTTAAAAATAAAGGAAATGTAATGCCAGTACAATGCAGACATTGTGAGGATGCACCATGTCTAAATGCCTGCCCAGTTAATGCTATAGTTGAAAAAGATGGAAGTATCATTATAAATGAAAGTGCATGTATAGGATGCCAGACCTGTACAATAGTATGTCCGGTAGGTGCTGTAAGTTTACTGCCTAGAACTCAAGGTAAAGTAGTTACAGGAGGAATTCAGGTTAAAGTAAGAGCAGCAGCTTATAAATGTGATTTATGTAAGGAAGAGGGAGGAGAACCTGCTTGCGTCAAAGAATGTCCAAAAGAGGCCTTGAGGTTAGTAGATCCTAGAGAAGATAAAAAAGATCGTAGTGTGAAAGCTGCTATGGAACTGTTAAATATAAACGCAAATCTCTAA
- a CDS encoding EutN/CcmL family microcompartment protein, with product MFLGKVVGKVVSTQKSEKLIGNKLLIVKKIDEKENLIGDHFVAVDTVGAGANDTVIVVTGSGSRNSSDSQNDIPIDASIVGIVDSIEWDER from the coding sequence ATGTTTTTAGGCAAAGTTGTTGGAAAGGTTGTTTCTACCCAAAAAAGTGAAAAGCTTATAGGAAACAAACTATTAATAGTAAAAAAAATAGATGAAAAAGAAAATTTAATAGGTGATCATTTTGTTGCTGTAGATACTGTAGGTGCAGGTGCTAATGACACTGTAATTGTGGTTACAGGAAGTGGATCAAGAAATTCTAGTGATTCTCAAAATGATATACCAATAGATGCTTCTATCGTAGGTATTGTAGATTCTATTGAATGGGATGAACGTTAA
- a CDS encoding PocR ligand-binding domain-containing protein encodes MDNKTQKKDFNEIKMEDIIDLKFLQELQDNFSKGTGTASVSIDDTGSPVTEGSCFTDFCMKLTRGCKIGNERCQECDKKGGEESYRTGKPAVYTCHAGLTDYAAPIVLQGKIIGSVIGGQVLTAPPDEDKFRKKALEIGVDPNEYIEALKKVKVVEKDRVEAIAKVLYMMANTLSKLGYNQYKLEHMGKNINESLQQISQAMEGLASSAVTVSENQQSLNKEIQSIKELSSKIYEIIGSIKSIADQTKMLGLNAAIEAARAGEFGKGFGVVSDEIRKLSDSSKETAAKVIELTSNIQTSVSKTLETSDYTSKTTENEAASIQQINSGLQEVLSMTTEMKELAHDLK; translated from the coding sequence ATGGATAATAAAACTCAAAAAAAAGATTTTAATGAAATAAAAATGGAAGATATAATTGACTTGAAGTTTTTACAAGAACTTCAAGATAATTTTTCTAAAGGTACTGGAACAGCAAGTGTTTCTATAGATGATACAGGTTCACCTGTAACTGAAGGAAGTTGTTTTACCGATTTCTGCATGAAGCTTACAAGAGGATGTAAAATTGGCAATGAAAGGTGCCAGGAATGTGATAAAAAAGGTGGAGAAGAATCTTATAGAACAGGTAAACCTGCTGTTTATACTTGTCATGCTGGACTTACAGATTATGCAGCTCCAATAGTATTACAAGGTAAGATTATTGGCAGCGTTATTGGAGGACAAGTTTTGACGGCACCACCTGATGAAGATAAATTTAGAAAAAAAGCCCTAGAAATAGGAGTAGATCCAAATGAATACATAGAGGCACTTAAAAAAGTAAAAGTTGTAGAAAAAGATAGAGTAGAAGCTATAGCAAAGGTATTATATATGATGGCAAATACTTTATCTAAACTTGGGTATAATCAATACAAGTTAGAACATATGGGTAAAAACATAAACGAAAGTTTACAGCAAATATCTCAAGCTATGGAAGGACTAGCATCTTCTGCTGTTACGGTTTCAGAAAATCAACAATCTTTAAATAAAGAAATTCAAAGTATAAAGGAGCTGTCGTCTAAAATATATGAAATTATAGGTTCTATAAAAAGTATTGCAGATCAGACAAAAATGCTTGGATTAAATGCGGCTATTGAAGCTGCTAGGGCGGGAGAATTTGGAAAAGGATTCGGTGTAGTATCAGACGAAATAAGAAAACTTTCGGATAGTTCAAAGGAAACTGCTGCTAAAGTTATAGAACTTACTTCAAATATTCAGACTTCTGTTTCAAAAACCTTGGAAACTTCTGATTATACATCAAAAACTACTGAAAATGAAGCAGCATCTATCCAGCAAATTAATTCTGGGTTACAGGAAGTATTATCTATGACTACTGAGATGAAAGAACTGGCACATGATTTAAAATAA
- a CDS encoding sigma-54 interaction domain-containing protein, with product MCRIDMDSILEYDISSFILKAIFDCCYDGLIITDENLLIKKVNITTVKILGVKEETLYLTYLNEILKDEILKTVVLTGENKWSQDCSFYIDGKRIRCVVNLVPVKLRGRIIGLVLAIRDTKNLHKMVNNLVGYKASFTFDDVITKNEREKTVIKLAKRAAKTNCNILIEGESGTGKEVFAQSIHNYSSRSKGPFVAVNCAAIPRELVESELFGYEKGAFTGASKGGNPGKFELADGGTIFLDEIGELPLDIQSKLLRVLDNLKIVRVGGNYEKSIDVRVIAATNRVLKDEVENKNFRGDLYYRLNVMNIHLIPLRDRKEDIELLAQYFVSQLNIKNPCDPKYIDPSYIEKLKKYNFEGNTRELRNVVERSYYLCEDTMITSKYLIGRSGKAEIQISNDLSKEILPLEVVEERCIRNALEYCKGNAMKASELLRIGKATIYRKITKYDIDLNLYNDKSEN from the coding sequence ATGTGCAGGATTGATATGGACAGTATATTGGAATATGATATATCATCTTTTATACTTAAAGCTATTTTTGATTGCTGTTACGATGGTCTCATAATTACAGACGAAAACCTTTTAATAAAAAAAGTTAATATAACAACTGTTAAAATACTGGGAGTGAAAGAAGAAACTTTATATTTAACTTATTTAAATGAAATATTAAAGGATGAAATATTAAAAACTGTGGTACTTACTGGAGAAAACAAATGGTCGCAAGATTGTAGTTTTTATATAGATGGAAAAAGGATAAGATGTGTTGTAAATTTGGTGCCTGTAAAATTAAGAGGACGAATAATAGGATTAGTACTAGCTATTAGAGATACTAAAAACCTACATAAGATGGTAAATAATTTAGTGGGTTATAAGGCTTCATTTACTTTTGATGATGTCATTACAAAAAACGAAAGGGAGAAAACTGTCATAAAGTTAGCTAAAAGAGCAGCTAAAACAAATTGTAATATACTCATAGAAGGTGAAAGCGGCACAGGAAAAGAAGTATTTGCCCAATCTATTCATAATTACAGCAGTAGAAGTAAGGGGCCTTTTGTAGCTGTAAACTGTGCTGCAATACCTAGAGAATTAGTAGAAAGTGAACTTTTTGGATACGAAAAAGGTGCCTTTACTGGTGCATCAAAAGGAGGAAATCCAGGAAAATTTGAATTAGCAGATGGAGGTACAATATTTTTAGATGAAATAGGAGAACTCCCACTTGATATTCAGTCAAAACTTTTAAGGGTATTAGATAACCTTAAAATAGTTAGGGTTGGAGGAAATTATGAAAAATCTATTGACGTAAGAGTAATTGCGGCAACCAATAGGGTACTTAAAGATGAGGTTGAAAACAAAAATTTTAGAGGAGATCTTTATTATAGACTTAATGTCATGAATATTCATCTTATTCCTCTAAGAGACAGAAAGGAAGATATAGAACTTTTAGCCCAGTATTTTGTGAGTCAGCTTAATATTAAGAATCCATGTGATCCCAAGTATATAGACCCTTCCTACATAGAAAAGTTGAAGAAGTATAATTTTGAAGGAAATACAAGAGAACTTAGAAATGTAGTGGAAAGATCTTATTATCTTTGCGAGGATACCATGATAACCTCAAAGTACTTGATTGGTAGGAGTGGAAAAGCTGAAATACAAATAAGTAATGATTTATCAAAAGAAATTTTACCTTTAGAAGTAGTAGAAGAACGATGTATACGAAATGCACTTGAATATTGTAAAGGAAATGCCATGAAGGCGTCTGAATTACTACGAATAGGCAAGGCAACTATATACAGAAAGATAACTAAGTATGACATAGATTTGAATTTATATAATGATAAATCTGAAAATTGA